The sequence below is a genomic window from Leptotrichia hongkongensis.
AAATAATCAAACTTATAAAAACTCCTGTCACTTTTGATTTTATTATGTATAAAATCATGCAGAAAAATAGCCAGAATATAAGAAGAAGCACATAATATCGGTTCTCTGTAATTCCATACTGGTAAATTCTTTGAAAAATTGCAAACAGTGAAACAAAAATTAAAGGTATAGAAAAATATGGAAAATATTTTTTAAAATTACCTAAAAATTTGTCATTTTTAGCAAACGGAGTTATCAAAATTATAATAATAAGGCTAAACGCTATGTACCAAAGGACAAAACGAGAAATTATCCCCTTTGGTAATTTCATAAATATAACTACAGTTGCAATATAAACATATAAAATCCCTGTATAAATAATAATTAACGGAGTAATTACAAATTTTATAAGCATTTTTAAAATATATGGAAAATCATAATTTTCCAAGTTATCACCAGGATTTTTCAACAATGACAAGAAAAACGATATTCCCAAAACATCAAATACAAATACCCCCAAATACATATAAAATCTTAAAACAAAGCCATAAAACAACTCAAACCCAAATAATACAGTAATTGTTGCTAGAATTAAAAAAATCCCAATATAAAGCACAGTTGCAAAAATTGATGATACAACAAAATTTACAAACACAGACTGTAAATATTTTTCCTTATTTTCATTTTTTAAAATAGGTACTAAAAGAAAAATTAATATTGAAATAGGCAACAACATCCAAAATCCGATTTCAAAATTATAAATAACAAAGCAAAGAACATAAGCTCCAAATCCGATAATAACAGTTAAAACTGTATAAATAGTTCTAATTATCCATTTTTTTCTTTCTTCAAAATATTGTTCCCTAATAACTTCAAACATCGCAGTTAAAAAAATACCAAGCACAAAGCATTTATTTACCTCTATCAAACTCGAAGAAACAACAGAAAGCTTTTCATAACTAAGATTCTCAAGTTCTGTAGTCAAAACAACTAATCCAAAAACCATTAACGTAAAGACAACCGTCACTCTAAACCTGTCAACCCCTCCCTTAAAATATCCAAATAACTTCTTAAATTTTTCTGTAATTTTTCCCATTGATAAACACCTCTTATCATAATTTTTGATTTTGCTATTTATTTTTATATTATAATATCACATTCTTAGCTAAAAAAAATGAGAAAATTATTTTATTTTCTTTTTTCTCCCTCAATAAAGTTATTTTCTAAATTTTCTTTATATTTTTTTGGTTAATAATAATTTTTTTATAATTTTTATATTTTGCCTTTTTTTAAGTATAAAGGGGATCAATCGCCATCCCCTTTATAATCCTGGCTCGTCTAAGCATTTTTTTGAAATAAAATTGAAACTCGCTTTTTAATAAAATTTATTATTAACTCTTAAATTGATTATAACTTAAATGTTTTGAAAAAGCTCAAACAGTCAATTTCATTCCAAAAAAATCACGACAATTTTTAGTATAATTACAAAAGATAATTTCATTAAAATAAATTCCAAGCAAAATTTCGTTAGAAGAAAAATAGCTGTTTGAGCTTTTGGAACAAATTTTAAATTAGATAAGATTGTTTGAATTAAAATTATTTATATTCAAAAGCGAGTTCTATTTTTCTTATATAAGAAAGTTTTGCGTAAAGCGGGGTTGTAAGGGCATGGCGTCTGATGCCCTTACGTCAAAAAAGATTTAGAATTATAAATAAAAAAATAATAATTAATTAAAATAATCTAGAAAATAAGTGATTTATAAAATAACTTAATTAAATAAGCAAAAATTTTCTTTAATGATTACAAAATAATAAAATCCAAATTTTAATTTTTTTATCTATCAAATAACAAATCAATATGGTATAATTTGTCATAAAATATAAGTTATTTTATTTAAGTGGCAGATTTGGGGGAAATTTCAAGTATAATATAATCAAAAGGGGGATTATTTATGAAAATAAAATATGTCATTATTTTTGTAATGCTGTTAATTGCGGGAAATTTTTTAAGACTTTTAATCGAGGACAAAAATATTCCTGAAATTGAAATTAGTAAGGAAAAAGATTATAAAAAGGAAAAGGCTAAAAAAGATGCTGATTTGACAAAAAGTAATGTGAAATTTGACATTAATAATGTTGAATACAAGGATTTGCTAAAATTGGGAATTAATAAAAATAAGGCTGAAAAATTTGTAAAATATAGGGATGAAGTTGGTATTATTAAAGATGTTAATGAAGTAAAAAATATTTCAGGATTTGGAAAATCTGGATTGGAAATCGCACAAAAATTTTTGTTCGTGGATAATGAAAAAATTCAGGATTCAACCAAAAATTATGGACGTGAAATTACAAAATACAACATTAACAAATTAAATGAAAAAGAATTAAAAAAAATAGGATTTACAAGTAAAGAAATAAAAAAATTACTTCCTGAAATTGAAAAAAATAGCATAAGATCGAATGTCGATTTAGAAAAGATTATTGGAAAAAAGCGTTATGCAGAAATTGAAGATAAAATAAAATTTATTGAATAAAAATATAATGTATTAAATTAAAAAAATCTGCTGCTTAAATAATCTAATTTATTACTACTTTTATTTTATTATTTTATTAAATTGTCAAATTTATCCTTAATTATCCAGATTAATAATTTTTAATTAAAATTGATAAGAGCTATTTTTATTAATAAATATTTTTTCTACTTTTTTATATTTTTTCTTTTTTATAAAGCAAAGGAGAACAAACGCCATCCCCTTTGCAAACCCGGCTTGTCTAAGAATTTTTTTGAAATAAAAACGAAACTCGCTACGTAAAACTTCGCTCAAACAATCGTTTTCATTCCAAAAAAATCACGACAATTTTAGATTAATTATAATGTTAGTTTAATTAATTCAAATAACAAGTAAAATTTCGTTAAAGGAAAAATAACTGTTTGAAATTTTGGTATAAAATCGAAATTGTGTTTGGTTAATTGTATCAAAATAATCTTTATTC
It includes:
- a CDS encoding helix-hairpin-helix domain-containing protein; its protein translation is MKIKYVIIFVMLLIAGNFLRLLIEDKNIPEIEISKEKDYKKEKAKKDADLTKSNVKFDINNVEYKDLLKLGINKNKAEKFVKYRDEVGIIKDVNEVKNISGFGKSGLEIAQKFLFVDNEKIQDSTKNYGREITKYNINKLNEKELKKIGFTSKEIKKLLPEIEKNSIRSNVDLEKIIGKKRYAEIEDKIKFIE
- a CDS encoding DUF4153 domain-containing protein, with protein sequence MGKITEKFKKLFGYFKGGVDRFRVTVVFTLMVFGLVVLTTELENLSYEKLSVVSSSLIEVNKCFVLGIFLTAMFEVIREQYFEERKKWIIRTIYTVLTVIIGFGAYVLCFVIYNFEIGFWMLLPISILIFLLVPILKNENKEKYLQSVFVNFVVSSIFATVLYIGIFLILATITVLFGFELFYGFVLRFYMYLGVFVFDVLGISFFLSLLKNPGDNLENYDFPYILKMLIKFVITPLIIIYTGILYVYIATVVIFMKLPKGIISRFVLWYIAFSLIIIILITPFAKNDKFLGNFKKYFPYFSIPLIFVSLFAIFQRIYQYGITENRYYVLLLIFWLFFCMILYIIKSKVTGVFISLIICLIIAVYTPFSAEKVSVYSQSQRLKRMLVKYGALKDGKVSKTTQNLTNRQGNELYTAIDYISTRQGSSVKNLGLKNSAGKIYQTSHDLEKDLGIKDSWREYYSYGIEDDDRESYDERKVITYNLKTNENTSAILETNGYDNVIHYRKDWGEASTQTNESDKYKVVILNKMITISAKNGTELAKFNYEDVIKQVSAKLKTLKLENIGSQDEEYKVPQKDFEYIGTAGNINYKISLQSIYEEIKDGKMTDMNYEFDFMFSEKK